A part of Rattus rattus isolate New Zealand chromosome 4, Rrattus_CSIRO_v1, whole genome shotgun sequence genomic DNA contains:
- the LOC116898560 gene encoding cuticle protein 63-like yields the protein MGCCGCGGCGGCGGCGGCGSCGGCGAAAAAVVAAVAVVAVVAVVAVVAAVAAVAAVAAVAVAAAPPAGATGSAAAVAAVVAAVAAVAVAGLWSSAAAAAAAAAPVAVAPVAVAAAVERAVVASRNAAASRSVAARSSAAASMAAGLLASGQAIVGARFTYFDF from the coding sequence ATGGGTTGCTGTGGCTGTGGAGGTTGCGGTGGCTGCGGTGGCTGCGGCGGCTGCGGAAGTTGTGGAGGCTGCGGTGCGGCTGCGGCGGCTGTGGTGGCTGcggtggctgtggtggctgtggtggctgtggtggctgtggtggctgcGGTGGCTGCGGTGGCTGCGGTGGCTGCGGTGGCTGTAGCAGCTGCACCTCCTGCAGGTGCTACCGGGTCGGCTGCTGCGGTGGCTgctgtggtggctgctgtggctgctgtggctgtTGCAGGCCTGTGGTCGTCTGCTGCCGCCGCAGCTGCTGCCGCCGCTCCTgtggctgtggctcctgtggctgTGGCTGCGGCTGTGGAAAGGGCTGTTGTTGCCAGCAGAAATGCTGCTGCCAGCAGAAGTGTGGCTGCAAGAAGCAGTGCTGCTGCTAGCATGGCTGCTGGCCTCCTGGCCTCCGGGCAGGCGATTGTAGGAGCGAGGTTCACATACTTCGATTTTTAG